A genomic segment from Daphnia carinata strain CSIRO-1 chromosome 1, CSIRO_AGI_Dcar_HiC_V3, whole genome shotgun sequence encodes:
- the LOC130692575 gene encoding pregnancy zone protein-like → MKPFFGAASSLFVLLLLDSTAAQQSAPTQPTRINFQDTSRDNNQRPNLFNNNIDPFARRPFGVGDNTNAIFEEPTYFIVASRIVRPSQIYRVAVSILSSPITLSVRASILRNGVDIGSATQECKPGIPETLLIKIPSTTVPGQYRLRVEGNTDRALGGTAFLNETILNFSQRSMTIFIQTEKPVYHQSQIVRFRTIPINTELRAFDDAVDVYMIDPRGFVVRRWLSRQSNFGAVSLDYALSDQPTFGEWTIRVTAQGQTEEEHFHVEEYYQTRFEVNVTMPAFYFDSDDFIHGTVMANYTSGAPVRGNLTLKATFKPLRLNAPIVGRPGIRDSVIERNLTFKEVRGGWFTPHTREGSEVLRDFRGFYTFKYPMAELQRMVPKLDGIELRITAIVGDRYREDYVEGFSTARIYNSSLKLNFLGGSPQVIKPAMPFTCFLAVSFHDGSILPAERFRYDRLEIRPTVQFRSSASRTLEAREAKALPEQPGIWEFTIDLRSELAQSTGSNVGTGDKRVKDLVNEISALKLTANYKDGYGERASAELLALTHYSIGDKHIKVLTSTRGPKVGEYLILHVRTNFYAETFNYIVISKGIVLLTGSHGSSPSVTTLAIPLSAEMAPVATVVIYHVAKYGEVVADSLTFPVNGISRNNFTLTLNPMKDKTGDTVEVVVLGDPGAYVGISAIDKGFFNMQAGNELSYAEVITKMTSFDESLNGTLRHYWTSREGDAETVVNYPASTFGIDANRTFEYASLVVFTDANVIRRPDSCNITLGLLACMSGSCYRSDRRCDGQYDCEDRSDEAGCPSYQRQELAEYRLKRINRLLRMYENSWLWKDINIGPHGHSIFTVQIPEIPTHWVVSAFSVSPKNGFGLVRHVREFAGYRPFYMNVEMPTNCRQGEQVGIRITLFNYATIEADVVVTLADSPDYKFVHVEEFGEVKSYEARTSRGEKQHLTWIPAQGSQVVYIPIVPTRLGDIEVTIQAKSLIRKDQVVRRVRVEADGVPQFRHTSVMLDLSNRAWFLQYVYVNVTETPIIPYEKDRYYVFGSNRARVSVVGDVVGPAFPTMPVNATSLLTLPMDCAEQNMFSFAANLYTVKYMRLTTQRKREIDRQAFYHLNIAYQRQLSFQHRDGAFSYFRADWEYSSKSVWLTAFCARILAEANFNEWENYLYIDPGVIAKAVDWMIQFQSPEGAFYEVAPRFADRKMNSTTSWGFNDPIRHRNISLTAHVVIALTVIRDLPGELGPRVAVSRSRAISWLDRNLNLLDRAGDPYEVAIVAYAMMLAKSTSAEAAFGLLRRHAREDGGYIYWGREPVPLPAQRLENQRPFLLPRLPNPFDATNVETTAYALLTYVGRQELFVEPIVKWLNTHRLTDGGWASTQDTIIATQALIEYTVRHRIREVTSLTLHVEATSNPQLQRTMYITEQNLATPQFMEIPNAWGTVKIQARGAGYAIAQLSLQYNVDVNRFVTPPAVKAFSVLPRLSFSGRNNSHITYDICSSWTNQRESNQSGMAVLDVAVPTGYYMQQQVLDEYILSRKVRNLRRAKFLDHKVVFYFDALDGDDTCVKFTFERWLPVANMTRYLPVRVYDYYAPERFNETVVETYELYVMDICQVCGSYQCTYCPTYNHAPKGLMTSPLVMIAALISLLLTAAHHR, encoded by the exons ATGAAGCCTTTCTTCGGTGCCGCAtcgtccctttttgttttacttttgcTGGATTCGACAGCCGCCCAACAGAGCGCCCCGACGCAACCGACTCGTATCAACTTTCAGGATACCAGCAGAGACAACAATCAAAGGCCAAATCTGTTTAATAACAATATTGACCCGTTCGCCCGCCGGCCTTTTGGCGTTGGGGACAACACAAACGCTATCTTTGAAGAACC gaCTTACTTCATCGTGGCCAGTCGGATCGTTCGGCCCAGCCAAATTTATCGAGTTGCCGTCTCGATTTTGAGCTCGCCGATCACCCTGTCGGTCCGTGCCTCCATTTTACGTAATGGCGTGGACATTGGCTCGGCCACGCAAGAGTGCAAGCCGGGCATTCCGGAAACTCTTCTCATtaaa ATACCGAGCACAACGGTTCCAGGCCAGTACCGACTCCGCGTCGAAGGAAACACGGATCGAGCCCTGGGCGGCACCGCCTTCCTCAACGAAACCATTCTCAACTTTTCACAACGTTCCATGACGATTTTCATTCAAACGGAAAAACCCGTCTACCACCAGAGCCAAATCG TGAGGTTCCGGACGATACCGATCAACACGGAGTTGCGTGCGTTCGATGATGCCGTCGACGTGTACATGATTGACCCCCGCGGGTTCGTCGTACGCCGTTGGCTCTCTCGACAG TCCAACTTTGGTGCCGTCAGCCTGGACTACGCCCTGTCTGACCAGCCCACCTTCGGCGAGTGGACGATCCGCGTGACGGCCCAGGGCCAGACCGAGGAGGAGCATTTCCACGTTGAGGAATACTACCAGACGCGATTCGAGGTCAACGTCACCATGCCGGCCTTTTATTTCGATTCGGATGACTTTATCCATGGAACTGTCATGGCCAATTACACGAGCGGCGCGCCCGTCCGAGGCAATCTGACCCTTAAGGCCACGTTCAAACCCCTCCGATTGAACGCGCCGATCGTAGGCCGCCCAGGCATTCGCGACTCGGTCATAGAACGTAATCTCACCTTCAAGGAAGTTCGAGGCGGATGGTTCACTCCACACACCCGCGAGGGATCAGAAGTCCTCAGAgat TTCCGAGGCTTCTACACTTTTAAATACCCCATGGCAGAACTCCAACGAATGGTGCCCAAACTGGATGGAATTGAATTGCGTATTACGGCCATCGTCGGCGATCGCTACCGTGAAGACTACGTCGAAGGATTTTCAACGGCTCGCATCTACAACTCTTCGTTGAAGCTCAACTTTCTTGGCGGAAGTCCACAAGTCATCAAGCCGGCCATGCCTTTCACTTGTTTC cTGGCCGTGTCTTTCCACGACGGATCGATCCTGCCTGCGGAACGTTTTAGATACGACCGATTAGAGATCCGGCCGACGGTGCAGTTCCGTTCGAGCGCTTCCCGCACGCTAGAAGCCCGTGAGGCTAAAGCTTTGCCGGAACAGCCGGGCATTTGGGAGTTTACGATTGATTTACGGTCCGAGCTTGCTCAGAGTACTGGAAGCAATGTCGGGACGGGCGATAAACGCGTTAAAGATTTAGTAAATGAGATCAGTGCCCTTAAACTAACGGCCAACTATAAAGACGGATACGGAGAGCGGGCCTCTGCCGAATTACTGGCCCTTACTCACTATTCAATTGGCGATAAACATATCAAAGTTCTCACATCTACCAGAGGCCCAAAA GTGGGTGAATACCTCATCCTGCACGTGAGGACCAACTTTTACGCCGAGACCTTCAATTACATTGTCATATCCAAGGGTATTGTTCTTTTGACGGGCTCTCATGGCAGTTCGCCCAGTGTGACGACACTGGCCATCCCTCTGAGCGCCGAGATGGCTCCAGTCGCTACGGTTGTCATCTACCACGTAGCCAAGTACGGCGAAGTGGTCGCCGACAGTCTCACCTTCCCCGTCAACGGAATTTCCAGGAATAACTTTACGCTCACTCTCAACCCGATGAAAGACAAAACCGGCGACACGGTCGAAGTTGTCGTTCTCGGCGATCCTGGCGCCTACGTCGGAATTTCAGCTATCGACAAGGGATTTTTCAACATGCAG GCTGGAAATGAACTGAGTTACGCAGAAGTCATTACGAAAATGACGTCATTTGATGAATCTCTTAACGGAACATTGAGGCATTACTGGACGTCCCGCGAAGGTGATGCTGAGACGGTGGTTAATTATCCAGCTTCTACCTTTGGCATTGATGCTAATCGCACGTTCGAATATGCTTCCTTGGTCGTCTTCACCGACGCCAACGTTATTCGAAGGCCGGATTCCTGTAATATCACACTCGGCCTTTTGGCTTGCATGTCTGGATCTTGTTACCGATCGGACCGTCGTTGCGACGGCCAGTACGATTGCGAAGATAGATCTGACGAAGCAGGTTGTCCATCATATCAGCGTCAAGAATTGGCCGAATACCGTTTGAAGCGAATCAATCGTCTGCTCCGCATGTACGAGAACTCTTGGCTGTGGAAGGACATCAACATCGGCCCGCACGGCCACTCGATCTTTACCGTTCAGATTCCGGAAATTCCGACTCATTGGGTCGTTTCGGCTTTTTCCGTCAGCCCCAAAAACGGTTTCGGTTTGGTCAGGCACGTCCGCGAGTTTGCCGGATACCGGCCGTTCTACATGAACGTTGAAATGCCGACCAATTGTCGCCAAGGTGAGCAAGTCGGTATCAGGATCACCCTCTTCAACTACGCCACCATCGAAGCCGACGTTGTTGTCACGCTTGCCGATTCGCCCGACTACAAATTCGTTCACGTCGAAGAGTTTGGTGAAGTCAAATCTTACGAAGCCAGAACGTCGCGTGGTGAAAAGCAGCATCTCACCTGGATTCCAGCTCAAGGCTCTCAG GTGGTTTATATTCCCATCGTGCCAACGAGACTTGGCGATATCGAAGTCACTATTCAGGCCAAATCGCTGATCCGCAAAGATCAAGTCGTCCGTCGCGTCCGAGTGGAAGCTGACGGTGTGCCGCAGTTCCGTCACACATCCGTCATGCTTGACTTGAGTAACCGCGCCTGGTTCTTGCAATACGTTTACGTCAACGTCACGGAAACGCCCATCATTCCGTACGAGAAGGATCGTTACTACGTTTTTGGCTCTAACAGAGCCCGAGTTTCGGTTGTCGGTGATGTCGTCGGCCCGGCTTTCCCCACTATGCCCGTTAATGCCACTTCGCTCTTGACCCTTCCGATGGATTGCGCCGAACAGAACATGTTCAGTTTCGCCGCTAATCTTTACACCGTCAAGTATATGCGTTTAACTACCCAAAGGAAACGTGAAATCGATCGTCAG GCGTTTTACCATCTGAATATCGCGTATCAACGTCAGTTGTCGTTCCAGCACAGAGACGGCGCCTTTTCGTATTTCCGAGCCGATTGGGAATATTCGTCCAAATCCGTTTGGTTAACGGCCTTCTGCGCCCGTATATTGGCCGAAGCCAATTTCAACGAGTGGGAAAATTATTTGTACATCGATCCGGGTGTCATTGCAAAGGCGGTCGACTGGATGATCCAGTTCCAGTCGCCCGAAGGAGCCTTTTACGAAGTGGCGCCGCGTTTCGCCGATCGTAAAATGAACAGTACGACATCGTGGGGCTTCAATGACCCCATTCGACATCGCAACATATCTCTCACGGCTCATGTCGTCATCGCCTTAACGGTCATTCGGGATTTGCCCGGAGAATTAGGCCCAAGAGTGGCCGTCTCCCGTTCCCGCGCTATCTCTTGGCTCGACCGTAATCTTAACTTACTGGATCGCGCTGGTGATCCGTACGAAGTGGCTATTGTAGCCTACGCCATGATGTTGGCCAAGAGTACGTCGGCGGAAGCGGCTTTTGGCCTTCTGCGTCGACACGCTCGCGAAGATGGTGGTTACATTTATTGGGGTCGAGAACCTGTTCCCTTACCAGCGCAAAGGCTTGAAAATCAAAGGCCTTTCCTCCTTCCCCGATTGCCTAATCCGTTTGACGCCACCAATGTCGAAACTACAGCTTACGCTTTGCTGACGTATGTTGGACGTCAAGAGCTTTTCGTTGAACCCATCGTCAAATGGCTCAATACGCACCGGTTGACTGATGGGGGCTGGGCTTCCACTCAAGATACCATCATCGCTACACAG GCCTTGATTGAATATACGGTACGTCACCGTATTCGTGAAGTGACCTCGCTAACTCTTCACGTGGAGGCGACGTCAAATCCTCAGTTACAACGGACCATGTACATAACGGAGCAGAACCTGGCCACACCCCAGTTTATGGAGATTCCAAACGCTTGGGGTACTGTCAAGATTCAAGCACGTGGTGCCGGTTACGCCATCGCCCAGCTTTCTTTGCAGTACAACGTGGACGTCAACCGTTTCGTAACACCGCCGGCGGTGAAGGCCTTTTCCGTGTTGCCTCGCTTAAGTTTCTCAGGTCGCAACAACTCGCACATCACGTACGACATTTGCTCGAGCTGGACGAACCAGCGGGAATCGAACCAGTCTGGCATGGCAGTGCTGGACGTGGCCGTCCCGACGGGCTACTACATGCAACAACAGGTGCTGGATGAGTACATCCTCTCTAGAAAGGTCCGCAATCTGCGACGGGCCAAATTCCTCGACCACAAAGTCGTCTTCTATTTTGACGCCCTGGACGGCGATGATACTTGTGTCAAATTCACATTCGAGCGCTGGCTTCCAGTAGCCAACATGACTCGCTACTTGCCCGTCCGCGTCTACGACTACTACGCTCCCGAGCGGTTCAACGAAACGGTCGTCGAAACTTACGAACTTTACGTTATGGACATTTGCCAGGTATGCGGCAGTTATCAGTGCACCTATTGTCCCACCTACAATCACGCCCCCAAAGGTTTAATGACTTCTCCGCTGGTAATGATTGCCGCCCTAATCTCTCTCCTCTTGACGGCTGCACATCACCGATGA
- the LOC130692580 gene encoding uncharacterized protein LOC130692580 isoform X1 codes for MLHDICTQNPYAPKRFFFDQGENGTIIAKNLDYDRIVSITSRSYYSTMYGQQQAGIGNSRLCSVELTTCPACSIQMRVKILNLPSCEVTANVTAANRCSACDHLLIKENFYSTPRLICGKSFKLVHDSRTQDHYHSVGRTLTINFVFSRSYDYAFLLEFASVVNTRTIGGRHGDNGYISSPHFPTVYPQDYSNEVKLQNLDYNNSSSFTGSIMLIFDDFALGLSSFIEISDANEIRQYALGSSLFRPPVVLIHSNQLTIRFFANGGRAFGYRASYRFINESAELIEIPVTDCGGLVDDYGGVITMYNMSSPDSAKLYDCIWLMKPVPNYQQTPKSHLLVRVEQLSSLERGTMLEIRQGLISLAPLMESLTTEISPQSVNSEYVIPIDVGFYIRLRGRLSSEFKMAIAYAVFSYTECFAMKDFVCLNHRCISSDLRCDGFNHCGDDSDEQTSCSDKDPTWWMTHTPKYYFPKISSYGDFGATSFVLLVATLGVVLFIASILALLYRMSSHSQLMRERQARLDFIRSQIINNSDEREVEIENPPSYEAPPDYAEIGKLAELEKTSSNICESGRVSVMPTPTPGNRRRRELMRHSRCSTGGAELLNATPTSSRSSTPARSRNSTPQRNRVRRTPVQLLSPVLPSRLHTIDSFVPTSPPPPYEINLDSPFHIVRLVEEDAAVPTRESSNYAPVAEVNETEFLPKESDCGCPGACSCGPPSLNFSIDSTAPLLRSLSLLSHQTLDLIAPAEEMFSEEQQPVKLLLPVGTFNEAINHRLARSFLSMDRIQRPALDETKKMPWNKSF; via the exons ATGCTGCATGATATATGCACTCAGAATCCTTACGCACCGAAACGTTTCTTCTTCGACCAAGGAGAAAATGGCACTATTATAGCCAAGAATCTCGACTATGACCGGATCGTTTCTATCACGTCTCGCAGTTACTATTCTACTATGTATGGTCAACAGCAAGCCGGAATTGGAAACAGTCGCCTTTGTTCAGTAGAGCTGACCACTTGTCCAGCTTGCTCTATTCAAATGCGAGTGAAAATCCTCAATCTTCCCAGTTGCGAAGTCACTGCCAATGTTACAGCCGCAAACCGGTGcag TGCATGCGATCACTTACTTatcaaagaaaacttttattCGACGCCACGCCTGATTTGTGGCAAGTCCTTCAAGTTGGTGCATGATTCACGCACGCAGGATCATTATCATTCTGTCGGCCGAACGCTAACGATAAATTTTGTCTTTAGTCGTAGCTATGATTACGCTTTCCTACTTGAATTCGCTTCCGTTG TGAATACAAGGACGATTGGCGGCAGGCATGGCGACAATGGCTACATTAGTAGTCCGCATTTCCCGACAGTTTATCCGCAAGATTACAGCAATGAAGTCAAGTTGCAAAACCTCGATTACAACAATTCCTCCTCTTTCACGGGATCCATCATGCtcatttttgacgattttgcGCTCGGATTGTCATCGTTCATCGAG ATAAGTGATGCTAACGAAATCAGACAGTATGCACTTGGCAGTTCGTTATTCCGACCGCCAGTCGTCCTGATCCACAGCAATCAGCTAACCATCCGATTTTTCGCTAATGGCGGAAGGGCTTTCGGTTACCGAGCCAGCTACAGATTCATTAACG AATCCGCAGAGTTAATCGAGATTCCTGTTACGGATTGCGGTGGGTTGGTGGACGACTATGGCGGTGTGATTACCATGTACAACATGTCATCTCCGGATTCTGCCAAACTTTAT GACTGCATCTGGCTCATGAAACCAGTGCCAAACTATCAGCAAACTCCTAAATCTCATTTACTCGTTCGAGTAGAACAACTCAGCAGTCTTG AGCGAGGAACGATGCTAGAAATCCGTCAGGGGCTGATATCGCTGGCACCGTTGATGGAATCCTTAACAACTGAGATAAGCCCGCAGTCCGTGAATTCAGAATACGTGATTCCAATAGACGTTGGTTTCTACATACGATTGCGAGGAAGATTGTCAAGtgaattcaaaatggccatTGCTTACGCCGTTTTTAGTTACACCG AATGCTTCGCCATGAAAGATTTTGTCTGTTTGAATCATCGTTGCATTTCGTCCGATTTGCGATGTGATGGATTCAACCATTGCGGAGACGACAGCGACGAACAAACAAGTTGTAGCGATAAAG ATCCTACATGGTGGATGACACATACACCGAAATATTATTTTCCGAAAATAAGCAGTTACGGTGACTTTGGTGCCACTTCGTTTGTCCTCCTCGTTGCCACCTTAG GTGTCGTTCTTTTTATTGCCAGCATATTGGCATTACTCTATCGCATGTCATCTCATTCACAACTGATGAGAGAACGACAAGCCCGACTAGATTTTATCCGTTCCCAAATAA TCAACAATTCAGACGAGCGTGAGGTTGAAATAGAAAACCCACCAAGCTACGAAGCACCGCCCGATTACGCAGAGATTGGCAAACTGGCTGAGTTGGAAAA GACAAGTAGCAATATCTGCGAAAGTGGAAGAGTTTCAGTGATGCCGACACCAACACCTGGTAACAGAAGACGACGGGAGCTGATGAGGCACTCTCGATGTTCAACGGGCGGAGCGGAATTGCTGAATGCTACCCCGACATCGTCTAGGTCTTCCACACCTGCTCGCTCACGAAATTCAACCCCACAACGTAATCGGGTCCGACGTACCCCCGTGCAGCTTTTGTCTCCCGTTCTGCCGAGTCGTCTTCATACCATTGATTCTTTCGTTCCAACCAGTCCTCCACCGCCTTATGAGATTAATCTTGACAGTCCGTTCCACATCGTTCGATTGGTAGAAGAAGACGCAGCGGTGCCAACACGAGAGAGTAGTAATTATGCACCGGTTGCAGAGGTTAATGAAACCGAATTTCTTCCCAAAGAATCGGATTGCGGTTGTCCGGGAGCGTGTAGCTGTGGACCTCCATCGCTTAATTTTTCGATAGATTCAACGGCACCTTTACTTCGATCTTTGTCATTGCTATCTCATCAAACGCTGGATCTCATAGCTCCTGCTGAAGAGATGTTTTCCGAAGAACAGCAGCCGGTAAAACTCTTATTACCTGTTGGAACTTTTAATGAAGCAATTAACCATCGATTGGCTCGTTCTTTCCTCAGTATGGATCGCATCCAACGTCCAGCGTTAGACGAGACGAAGAAGATGCCGTGGAACAAATCGTTTTGA
- the LOC130692580 gene encoding uncharacterized protein LOC130692580 isoform X2, translating into MLHDICTQNPYAPKRFFFDQGENGTIIAKNLDYDRIVSITSRSYYSTMYGQQQAGIGNSRLCSVELTTCPACSIQMRVKILNLPSCEVTANVTAANRCSACDHLLIKENFYSTPRLICGKSFKLVHDSRTQDHYHSVGRTLTINFVFSRSYDYAFLLEFASVVNTRTIGGRHGDNGYISSPHFPTVYPQDYSNEVKLQNLDYNNSSSFTGSIMLIFDDFALGLSSFIEISDANEIRQYALGSSLFRPPVVLIHSNQLTIRFFANGGRAFGYRASYRFINESAELIEIPVTDCGGLVDDYGGVITMYNMSSPDSAKLYDCIWLMKPVPNYQQTPKSHLLVRVEQLSSLERGTMLEIRQGLISLAPLMESLTTEISPQSVNSEYVIPIDVGFYIRLRGRLSSEFKMAIAYAVFSYTECFAMKDFVCLNHRCISSDLRCDGFNHCGDDSDEQTSCSDKDPTWWMTHTPKYYFPKISSYGDFGATSFVLLVATLGVVLFIASILALLYRMSSHSQLMRERQARLDFIRSQIINNSDEREVEIENPPSYEAPPDYAEIGKLAELEKTSSNICESGRVSVMPTPTPGNRRRRELMRHSRCSTGGAELLNATPTSSRSSTPARSRNSTPQRNRVRRTPVQLLSPVLPSRLHTIDSFVPTSPPPPYEINLDSPFHIVRLVEEDAAVPTRESSNYAPVAEVNETEFLPKESDCGCPGACSCGPPSLNFSIDSTAPLLRSLSLLSHQTLDLIAPAEEMFSEEQQPYGSHPTSSVRRDEEDAVEQIVLMP; encoded by the exons ATGCTGCATGATATATGCACTCAGAATCCTTACGCACCGAAACGTTTCTTCTTCGACCAAGGAGAAAATGGCACTATTATAGCCAAGAATCTCGACTATGACCGGATCGTTTCTATCACGTCTCGCAGTTACTATTCTACTATGTATGGTCAACAGCAAGCCGGAATTGGAAACAGTCGCCTTTGTTCAGTAGAGCTGACCACTTGTCCAGCTTGCTCTATTCAAATGCGAGTGAAAATCCTCAATCTTCCCAGTTGCGAAGTCACTGCCAATGTTACAGCCGCAAACCGGTGcag TGCATGCGATCACTTACTTatcaaagaaaacttttattCGACGCCACGCCTGATTTGTGGCAAGTCCTTCAAGTTGGTGCATGATTCACGCACGCAGGATCATTATCATTCTGTCGGCCGAACGCTAACGATAAATTTTGTCTTTAGTCGTAGCTATGATTACGCTTTCCTACTTGAATTCGCTTCCGTTG TGAATACAAGGACGATTGGCGGCAGGCATGGCGACAATGGCTACATTAGTAGTCCGCATTTCCCGACAGTTTATCCGCAAGATTACAGCAATGAAGTCAAGTTGCAAAACCTCGATTACAACAATTCCTCCTCTTTCACGGGATCCATCATGCtcatttttgacgattttgcGCTCGGATTGTCATCGTTCATCGAG ATAAGTGATGCTAACGAAATCAGACAGTATGCACTTGGCAGTTCGTTATTCCGACCGCCAGTCGTCCTGATCCACAGCAATCAGCTAACCATCCGATTTTTCGCTAATGGCGGAAGGGCTTTCGGTTACCGAGCCAGCTACAGATTCATTAACG AATCCGCAGAGTTAATCGAGATTCCTGTTACGGATTGCGGTGGGTTGGTGGACGACTATGGCGGTGTGATTACCATGTACAACATGTCATCTCCGGATTCTGCCAAACTTTAT GACTGCATCTGGCTCATGAAACCAGTGCCAAACTATCAGCAAACTCCTAAATCTCATTTACTCGTTCGAGTAGAACAACTCAGCAGTCTTG AGCGAGGAACGATGCTAGAAATCCGTCAGGGGCTGATATCGCTGGCACCGTTGATGGAATCCTTAACAACTGAGATAAGCCCGCAGTCCGTGAATTCAGAATACGTGATTCCAATAGACGTTGGTTTCTACATACGATTGCGAGGAAGATTGTCAAGtgaattcaaaatggccatTGCTTACGCCGTTTTTAGTTACACCG AATGCTTCGCCATGAAAGATTTTGTCTGTTTGAATCATCGTTGCATTTCGTCCGATTTGCGATGTGATGGATTCAACCATTGCGGAGACGACAGCGACGAACAAACAAGTTGTAGCGATAAAG ATCCTACATGGTGGATGACACATACACCGAAATATTATTTTCCGAAAATAAGCAGTTACGGTGACTTTGGTGCCACTTCGTTTGTCCTCCTCGTTGCCACCTTAG GTGTCGTTCTTTTTATTGCCAGCATATTGGCATTACTCTATCGCATGTCATCTCATTCACAACTGATGAGAGAACGACAAGCCCGACTAGATTTTATCCGTTCCCAAATAA TCAACAATTCAGACGAGCGTGAGGTTGAAATAGAAAACCCACCAAGCTACGAAGCACCGCCCGATTACGCAGAGATTGGCAAACTGGCTGAGTTGGAAAA GACAAGTAGCAATATCTGCGAAAGTGGAAGAGTTTCAGTGATGCCGACACCAACACCTGGTAACAGAAGACGACGGGAGCTGATGAGGCACTCTCGATGTTCAACGGGCGGAGCGGAATTGCTGAATGCTACCCCGACATCGTCTAGGTCTTCCACACCTGCTCGCTCACGAAATTCAACCCCACAACGTAATCGGGTCCGACGTACCCCCGTGCAGCTTTTGTCTCCCGTTCTGCCGAGTCGTCTTCATACCATTGATTCTTTCGTTCCAACCAGTCCTCCACCGCCTTATGAGATTAATCTTGACAGTCCGTTCCACATCGTTCGATTGGTAGAAGAAGACGCAGCGGTGCCAACACGAGAGAGTAGTAATTATGCACCGGTTGCAGAGGTTAATGAAACCGAATTTCTTCCCAAAGAATCGGATTGCGGTTGTCCGGGAGCGTGTAGCTGTGGACCTCCATCGCTTAATTTTTCGATAGATTCAACGGCACCTTTACTTCGATCTTTGTCATTGCTATCTCATCAAACGCTGGATCTCATAGCTCCTGCTGAAGAGATGTTTTCCGAAGAACAGCAGCCG TATGGATCGCATCCAACGTCCAGCGTTAGACGAGACGAAGAAGATGCCGTGGAACAAATCGTTTTGATGCCATGA
- the LOC130692590 gene encoding tumor susceptibility gene 101 protein-like: protein MDSYVSSHLQKYYKNPDKTKRDVQNLLQHYRGLQPKVETFVFNDGASKQLLCLGGTIPVHYKGSDYNIPVALWLLETHPINAPMVFVRPTSDMRLRISKHVDHNGKVYMPYLHVWSANESDLVALVQVMIIIFGEQPPVYSVAGQPQTNPTAGYPGSLAGYPPYPTSATAYPPATPYPPYPPVNGPSSNYPAYSGAYPPYPATPGAITASVYPPYPTSTGVPSTQSTGTISEDHIRASLLSAVEDKVRRRLSEIFAQAQAEIETLKKTENELRMGQSKLEDLGRRLDQEQSEVERSIASLRERHAELEDSLGKLKSQDANFDVDEAVVTTAPIYRQLLNAYAEEAATEDAIYYLGEGLRRGVIELDVFLKNVRSLSRKQFMLRALMERCRQQAGLSA, encoded by the exons ATGGATTCGTACGTTAGCTCGCATTTGCAAAAG TATTATAAAAACCCGGATAAAACCAAACGGGATGTACAGAACTTGCTTCAACACTATAGAGGCCTACAGCCTAAAGTGGAAACTTTTG TTTTTAATGATGGTGCATCAAAACAGCTCCTGTGTCTCGGTGGAACAATTCCTGTTCATTACAAAG GAAGTGACTACAACATTCCTGTTGCTCTTTGGTTGTTGGAGACCCATCCAATCAATGCCCCTATGGTCTTTGTCCGACCAACATCTGACATGAGACTGAGGATTTCCAAGCATGTGGACCACAATGGAAAAGTCTACATGCCTTATCTCCATGTTTGGTCAGCG AATGAGTCAGATCTTGTTGCACTTGTACAAGTAATGATAATCATCTTCGGAGAACAGCCACCTGTGTATTCAGTAGCTGGACAACCCCAGACAAATCCCACAGCAGGATATCCAGGATCTTTGGCAG GTTATCCCCCGTACCCGACATCTGCCACTGCTTACCCTCCTGCGACTCCGTATCCGCCATATCCTCCGGTGAATGGACCAAGCTCGAACTACCCAGCTTATTCAGGCGCATATCCGCCATATCCTGCTACTCCAGGGGCGATCACCGCTTCAGTATACCCACCGTATCCAACTTCAACTGGTGTACCAAGTACGCAGTCCACTGGAACCATCTCTGAAGATCATATCCGAGCCTCTTTGCTTTCAGCAGTTGAGGACAAG GTTCGAAGACGTCTTAGTGAAATATTTGCCCAAGCTCAGGCTGAAATTGAGACGCTCAAAAAGACAGAAAATGAATTGCGGATGGGTCAAAGTAAACTAGAAGACTTGGGTAGACGGTTGGACCAAGAACAG AGCGAAGTTGAACGTAGCATCGCATCGCTTAGAGAGCGACATGCTGAACTGGAGGATTCCTTAGGAAAACTCAAGTCGCAAGATGCAAATTTCGACGTTGATGAAGCCGTCGTCACTACGGCACCAATTTAcagaca ACTACTCAATGCCTATGCCGAGGAAGCCGCAACAGAGGATGCTATTTACTATTTGGGAGAAGGCTTGAGGCGAGGTGTCATTGAATTGGACGTTTTTCTCAAAAATGTCCGTTCTCTTTCGCGTAAGCAGTTCATGTTGCGCGCGCTGATGGAACGGTGCCGACAACAAGCTGGATTATCTGCTTGA